Sequence from the Arvicola amphibius chromosome 3, mArvAmp1.2, whole genome shotgun sequence genome:
TAGGCCAGCAAATTGTCCTTTGTGGATTTTGCCTATGGTGTGAAGACAGAGGGCACTGGGAAACATTATACTGGGAAGTAGACGAGCCGCCTGTGGTTTTCAAGTCCTTGGTGGCAGCGGGAGTGCATCCCATCACCTGCCCCCTTCCAGATACAGAGCAGTGTGGCaaaggaggaggaaactgaggcttaggcACATGGAGTCTCTTCTCCTTGGATCCTGTTTGTACCAGTGAGCTTTGCAGAGTTGGAATTTCCAGGGCCATCAGTTGGAGGCTGGAGCTATGCTTTGGTGGTGGCACTGCAGGCCTCGGCAGCACACTGGAAACAGCGTAAGGACATTGCTTCCTCGCAGTGGTTTCCATCGACAAGAGTTGGCTGGGATTAGTGGACCAGGATTGTGTCACTGTTTGCTTTTTGCAAGTTTCTCAGGGGCATGTTATTTCTGCTTGAATGAATAAATCCAGTGCTTCACATGGGCGTGGCCTACGGCTGCATGTTGAGCATGCCAGAGTGAGCCGGGATTAAGGTCCAAGAACTGTTTCTACCTTTCACAGTGACACCCCAGTGACCCCTGTTCAGCTGTGGCCTTGTTAGCTGTGAAGCTGAGCCCGTATGGGGATGGACAAAGGGCTGATGGCATCTGACGTTCTCTCTGCAGGCAGAGAAAGTGTTCATGGTGGCTCGTGGCCTTGTCCGAGAGGCTCGGGAGAATTTAGAGGCACAGCAGGCTAAGCTGAAGGAGGTGAGGGACCGTTTGGATCGTGTCTCCAGGGAGGACAACCAGTACCTGGAACTGGCCACTGTGGAGCACCGGATGCTGCAGGTGAGCCCTCAGGAAGCAgccctcaggcacctgcacactgCCCTAGGCCCCAGCACAGCAGGTTGTGGGAGTTTAACCCTGACTGTTAATTAGAAGCTCCTAAAGTGGCCATGGCCCCAGGCTTCCGGAGCCTGTGTGCCTGTTCTTTCCTAAGTACTGGGCTAAGAGTCCAGCTAAGGACTGACACCCAGATGGTTGAAGAGCGTGTGGAGGTGCTGGCTCAGGGAATGCCACCAACTTATTTCCTAGAGACGCGTTCTGCATGACTGCCCAGTGGGAAGATCTTGTGGCGGCCTTTCACacttccccctccccagctctgctcctACCGCCAGCCAGGTGTTTTTTGTCTTCTTCAGGCAGCAGGTGTTTGTGGAGCCAGGGGCAGGGGAGTGGCCCTGTGCCACTGGCTGCAGTCACAAGCTCCTGGTTGCTGCCTGACACCACTTTGCTCCCACAGGAAGAGAAGAGGCTCCGAGCAGCATACGTGcgtgcagaagactcagagcggGAGAAGTTCTCTCTCTTCTCCGCAGCTGTGCGGGAGAGTCATGAGAAGGAGCGCACAAGGGCTGAGAGAACTAAGAACTGGTCCCTCATTGGGTCAGTCCTCGGAGCTCTGATTGGTGTGGCTGGCTCCACCTATGTTAACCGTGTCCGGCTACAAGAACTGAAGGCCTTACTCCTAGAGGCACAGAAAGGGCCTGTCAGTCTCCAGGAGGCCATCCGTGAACAGGCTTCTAGCTACTCCCTCCAGCAGAGAGACCTCAAGGACCTTATGGTGGATCTGAGGGGCCTGGTACACACTGGGCAGAGCCAGGGCTCCGGGTCACCAACAGGGTCCTCTTCTACCCAAGGGAAAGACATAGAAACCCTTTCAGCTGCCATGAGAGAACAGCTCAGTCATTCCCGGCAGGTCCATTCCTGCCTAGAGGGTTTACGAGAGCAGCTTGATGGCCTGGAAAAGACTTGCAGCCAGATGGCTGGGGTGGTTCAGCTCGCAAAGGCTGCGGCACATCCAGGCCCCGTGGATCCAGTAGATGGGACCCTGCCCAGCTCTTTGCTGGAACAAGGGAGCATGATCTTGGCCCTGTCTGATATGGGGCAGAAGCTAGAAGCACAAGTCAACAGAAATACTATCTGCAGCACGCTGGTCACCTGTGTGACCTTTGTGGCCGCGTTACCTGTGCTCTACATGCTATTCAAGACCAGTTAGCCCTGGGATCCTTCTTCAAAGGGGCCTAAGGGTGAATGTGGCGGCTGTTGGTGATATAATCAGCCTTGTGCATTCAGCCTCAGAGCGAGTGTCATCTAAGGAGCTGACCAGcaggtgatttttattttgtaggtaATACTTATTTACATAATTATTAAAACTTTCTGTAAATATGCAATTAAAATAtctaagaatttttattatttaaaagacttTTACATCAGACTCAGTTTTGTCATTGACTTCAGAAATCTGGGACGTGGGGTTCTGTCTGAAGTGAGAGAATTTACCCTTTTTTACCTCATCTTGGTCATAGCTCAGGACTGTGTTAGGTGAGGTTAGCCCTGAGATCTAGATTCTCACTTTGAATATTCTGACTTACCCTCTGCTTGCTGGGCCTTCCTGTCTAGGGGTTCAAATGAACAGAACCTAGCCTGGTGCGTAGCTTTTTGCCATGGGGTAGGGAGGAGAGGAACTTCCTGGTTTTGATGTTGACGTGTgctcagaagaaaagaagagatggaggacatcATTACAGATCCGTGGTTTGTCTGCATCCTTGATGCCCTGGTGCAAAGTACTCCCCGTGCAGCCTGGGCCCTCGAAAGGCAGGGGCCTAGTTCAGACCCATGCTGGTGGCAGCATGGAATAGTTAAAGGTGAAACACGGTGTGGACTGCCCTGAGAACTCTGACCGCTTTTCAGAGGAACAGTGACCCTTGACTTCCTCAGTTAAATGGCGTGGGTGGCCTTGTGTAAACAGAATATGTGGAGTGTTGTTCTGTGCCTGAGTATTAGAGGTGTAGAACCATCGTGGGGAGTCAGTTTAATAGCACTCCCCAGAGGGCACCCTCACCCCCAAGGTCACCACAGCTGTACACTTCAGGTGGGAGCTTGTTTGTGCCTGTGGAGCCAGAGTGTTTCCACCAGGAGCCTCTACTCTTGGATGCTGTGCTCATCCCTAAACAGCAAGCATGGCACAAATGGCTCCTCAAGTTCTTTGAACCTCTGAGAACCCAGTCTCTTGGTCATTTGGACACTTCATTCTTGGTATACAGTGGTTCCCAAGGGGTGAAACAACCCCAGCACCTAAGGGTGTTCATACTCCTGAAGGGCCAGGAAGTGTCCTCTCTGTACGGATGAGGCCAGGCTCCCCTCTGGGATAAAGTTAGCTCCAAGGAGAATGCACTTGAGTAAGTGGGTTTGAGAGCAGACTCCCCACACACGGAAGGCGCTCTCCTATAAGTTGCAGAAGTGGAAGGGAGCAAGGGAGCAAGGGAGTCAGGGCAGACCGTCCCAGCTGAGGTGGGGATAGATCTGGGAGAGCTGTGGAACATAAGTAGAGGGTGGGGAAAGGG
This genomic interval carries:
- the Ccdc51 gene encoding mitochondrial potassium channel isoform X3, translated to MTRYSPVFAMQHIVGMPHVPVRKSFLGMDLLVTRTLCSPGPNQPREKRPEAAALGLYHRLPALGRTLGHTIQQQAASTAKAWWDRYEEFVGLNEVREAQGNVTEAEKVFMVARGLVREARENLEAQQAKLKEVRDRLDRVSREDNQYLELATVEHRMLQEEKRLRAAYVRAEDSEREKFSLFSAAVRESHEKERTRAERTKNWSLIGSVLGALIGVAGSTYVNRVRLQELKALLLEAQKGPVSLQEAIREQASSYSLQQRDLKDLMVDLRGLVHTGQSQGSGSPTGSSSTQGKDIETLSAAMREQLSHSRQVHSCLEGLREQLDGLEKTCSQMAGVVQLAKAAAHPGPVDPVDGTLPSSLLEQGSMILALSDMGQKLEAQVNRNTICSTLVTCVTFVAALPVLYMLFKTS
- the Ccdc51 gene encoding mitochondrial potassium channel isoform X2, with the protein product MLLRNIQRRQGYQVEVIATKRGAPPMTRYSPVFAMQHIVGMPHVPVRKSFLGMDLLVTRTLCSPGPNQPREKRPEAAALGLYHRLPALGRTLGHTIQQQAASTAKAWWDRYEEFVGLNEVREAQGNVTEAEKVFMVARGLVREARENLEAQQAKLKEVRDRLDRVSREDNQYLELATVEHRMLQEEKRLRAAYVRAEDSEREKFSLFSAAVRESHEKERTRAERTKNWSLIGSVLGALIGVAGSTYVNRVRLQELKALLLEAQKGPVSLQEAIREQASSYSLQQRDLKDLMVDLRGLVHTGQSQGSGSPTGSSSTQGKDIETLSAAMREQLSHSRQVHSCLEGLREQLDGLEKTCSQMAGVVQLAKAAAHPGPVDPVDGTLPSSLLEQGSMILALSDMGQKLEAQVNRNTICSTLVTCVTFVAALPVLYMLFKTS
- the Ccdc51 gene encoding mitochondrial potassium channel isoform X1, with the translated sequence MYYIDSTLDWGLSKADIVARQTYSKVTPPMTRYSPVFAMQHIVGMPHVPVRKSFLGMDLLVTRTLCSPGPNQPREKRPEAAALGLYHRLPALGRTLGHTIQQQAASTAKAWWDRYEEFVGLNEVREAQGNVTEAEKVFMVARGLVREARENLEAQQAKLKEVRDRLDRVSREDNQYLELATVEHRMLQEEKRLRAAYVRAEDSEREKFSLFSAAVRESHEKERTRAERTKNWSLIGSVLGALIGVAGSTYVNRVRLQELKALLLEAQKGPVSLQEAIREQASSYSLQQRDLKDLMVDLRGLVHTGQSQGSGSPTGSSSTQGKDIETLSAAMREQLSHSRQVHSCLEGLREQLDGLEKTCSQMAGVVQLAKAAAHPGPVDPVDGTLPSSLLEQGSMILALSDMGQKLEAQVNRNTICSTLVTCVTFVAALPVLYMLFKTS